The Leifsonia williamsii genome includes a region encoding these proteins:
- a CDS encoding carboxymuconolactone decarboxylase family protein: MSDEKTGWTGGEKAFGDFAPGLVRYTDRVLFDEVWERPELSKRDRSLITVAALLVGGNVDQLRFHLPFAVQNGVTQEELVEAITHLAFYAGWPTAMSAMAIAKELFGGDPA, encoded by the coding sequence ATGAGCGACGAGAAGACCGGCTGGACCGGCGGCGAGAAGGCCTTCGGCGACTTCGCCCCGGGGCTCGTGCGCTACACCGACCGCGTGCTGTTCGACGAGGTGTGGGAGCGGCCGGAGCTGTCCAAGCGCGACCGCAGCCTCATCACCGTGGCCGCGCTGCTCGTCGGCGGCAACGTCGACCAGCTGCGCTTCCACCTCCCCTTCGCCGTGCAGAACGGTGTGACGCAGGAGGAGCTGGTCGAGGCGATCACCCACCTCGCGTTCTACGCGGGCTGGCCCACGGCGATGTCGGCCATGGCGATCGCGAAGGAGCTGTTCGGGGGCGATCCCGCGTGA
- a CDS encoding NAD(P)-dependent alcohol dehydrogenase, whose protein sequence is MPTVPAYGAPSATEPLVPLTIERRETGPDDVLIAIRYAGICHSDIHLVRGDWGPVTYPQVVGHEIAGEVVEVGSSVTKFAVGDRVGVGCMVNSCRECENCLAGMENYCLKGNTQTYGSVDRDGTITQGGYSSHVVVDQDFVLRLPEEIPYEAAAPLLCAGITTYSPLAHWKTGPGKKVAVVGMGGLGHLAVKIAAAMGAEVTVLSQTLSKKEDGLRFGAADYYATSDPATFETLANRFDLILNTVSAPLDLNAYLRLLRLDGTMVNVGAPPQPLPITVFTLFGNRRSFAGSSIGSIAETQEMLDFCAQKGIAPETELIAADGINDAYERVLSSDVRYRFVIDASTFTAA, encoded by the coding sequence ATGCCCACCGTCCCCGCCTACGGCGCCCCGTCCGCGACCGAGCCGCTCGTCCCCCTCACCATCGAGCGCCGCGAGACCGGACCCGACGACGTCCTCATCGCCATCCGCTACGCCGGCATCTGCCACTCCGACATCCACCTCGTCCGCGGCGACTGGGGCCCGGTGACCTACCCGCAGGTCGTCGGCCACGAGATCGCCGGAGAGGTCGTGGAGGTCGGTTCCAGCGTCACGAAGTTCGCCGTCGGCGACCGCGTCGGCGTCGGCTGCATGGTCAACTCGTGCCGCGAGTGCGAGAACTGCCTCGCCGGCATGGAGAACTACTGCCTGAAGGGCAACACGCAGACCTACGGCTCCGTCGACCGCGACGGCACCATCACGCAGGGCGGCTACTCCAGCCACGTCGTGGTGGACCAGGACTTCGTGCTGCGGCTGCCGGAGGAGATCCCGTACGAGGCGGCAGCGCCCCTCCTCTGCGCCGGCATCACCACGTACTCGCCGCTCGCGCATTGGAAGACCGGCCCCGGCAAGAAGGTCGCGGTCGTCGGCATGGGCGGCCTCGGCCATCTCGCCGTCAAGATCGCCGCCGCGATGGGCGCCGAGGTCACGGTGCTCTCGCAGACGCTGTCGAAGAAGGAGGACGGCCTGCGCTTCGGGGCGGCCGACTACTACGCGACGAGCGACCCGGCGACGTTCGAGACGCTGGCGAACCGGTTCGACCTCATCCTCAACACGGTCAGCGCCCCGCTCGACCTCAACGCCTACCTCCGCCTGCTGCGCCTGGACGGCACGATGGTCAACGTCGGCGCCCCGCCGCAGCCGCTGCCGATCACCGTGTTCACGCTGTTCGGCAACCGCCGCTCCTTCGCCGGATCGAGCATCGGCTCGATCGCCGAGACGCAGGAGATGCTCGACTTCTGCGCCCAGAAGGGCATCGCGCCCGAGACGGAGCTGATCGCGGCCGACGGCATCAACGACGCCTACGAGCGGGTGCTGAGCTCGGACGTGCGGTACCGGTTCGTGATCGACG
- a CDS encoding LacI family DNA-binding transcriptional regulator gives MMQPTSIRDVAQHAGVSVGTVSNVLNRPDEVSAELLVRVTRAIDELGYVPNDAARRLRKGVSSAVGFVVLNGQNPFFNDVVRGAEDEASRHGIAILYGNTDEDADRERLYLDLFEEQQVRGVLIAPFGDIQPRLERLRRRGIRAVLVDRFGGSSRYSSVSVDSVAGGRMAVEHLIETGRRRIAFVGGPFEIRQVQDRLAGARVAAENAEGQVELEVVATTAMTVEQGVAAGTRIMARPPGQRPDALFAANDLLALGLLQSLVSDGRAQVPEHIAIIGFDDISFAGAAAVPLSSMRQPSTMIGRTALRILLEENGDPELIPRQTVFQPELVVRRSTDPAR, from the coding sequence ATGATGCAACCCACGAGCATCAGGGACGTGGCTCAGCACGCCGGCGTCTCCGTCGGCACCGTCTCCAACGTCCTCAACCGCCCCGACGAGGTGTCGGCCGAGCTGCTCGTGCGGGTGACCCGCGCCATCGACGAGCTCGGCTACGTGCCCAACGATGCGGCCAGGAGGCTGCGCAAGGGCGTGAGCTCGGCCGTCGGCTTCGTGGTGCTCAACGGGCAGAACCCGTTCTTCAACGACGTCGTCCGCGGCGCGGAGGACGAGGCGTCGCGCCACGGCATCGCGATCCTCTACGGCAACACCGACGAGGACGCCGACCGCGAGCGCCTCTACCTCGACCTGTTCGAGGAGCAGCAGGTGCGTGGCGTGCTGATAGCCCCCTTCGGCGACATCCAGCCGCGGCTGGAACGACTGCGCCGCCGCGGCATCCGCGCGGTGCTGGTCGACCGGTTCGGCGGCAGCAGCCGGTACAGCTCGGTCTCCGTCGACAGCGTCGCGGGCGGCCGGATGGCGGTCGAGCACCTCATCGAGACCGGCCGCCGCCGCATCGCCTTCGTCGGCGGCCCGTTCGAGATCCGCCAGGTGCAGGACCGCCTGGCCGGGGCGCGCGTCGCCGCCGAGAACGCCGAGGGGCAGGTCGAGCTGGAGGTGGTGGCCACCACGGCGATGACCGTCGAGCAGGGCGTCGCCGCCGGCACGCGGATCATGGCGCGCCCGCCGGGCCAGCGGCCGGACGCGCTGTTCGCCGCGAACGACCTCCTCGCCCTCGGGCTGCTCCAGTCGCTGGTCTCGGACGGCCGGGCGCAGGTGCCGGAGCACATCGCGATCATCGGCTTCGACGACATCTCGTTCGCCGGCGCCGCCGCCGTGCCACTGTCGTCGATGCGTCAGCCGAGCACGATGATCGGCCGCACCGCCCTGCGCATCCTGCTGGAGGAGAACGGCGACCCCGAGCTCATCCCCCGTCAGACGGTGTTCCAGCCGGAGCTGGTGGTGCGGAGGTCGACCGACCCGGCGCGCTGA
- a CDS encoding sugar ABC transporter ATP-binding protein → MPPTDQQTPAPPVLELSKVVKSFGAVVALRSGSLRLEQGSIHALVGENGAGKSTLVKIVAGLYRRDAGDLRLRGEEVDFTSTAQAKAAGVAVIYQEPTLFPDLSVTENVFMGRQPAGRFGRIDRKRMRQEVEGLFQRLGVRIDPDRLAEGLSIADQQIIEIAKAVSLDARVLIMDEPTAALSGVEVERLFAVARSLRDEGRGIVFISHRFDEVFSLCDTITVMRDGAFVSTDPTDEVTEDEIVRRMVGRDVTELFPKQETEIGGPLLEVDGLTSPGVFADVSFTVRAGEIVALAGLVGAGRSEIARAVFGVDPYTAGTVKVGGRSIPKHRPVAAMAAGLALVPEDRRKQGLVLEESVSRNATLAIRSKLAKAGFIRNAAENQAARVWSSRLQLKTNALDTLAGTLSGGNQQKVVLGKWLATDPRVLIIDEPTRGIDVGTKAEVHRLLSELAGRGMGILMISSELPEVLGMADRVLVVREGRITAELDRAAADAENVMFAATHAAEEAAR, encoded by the coding sequence GTGCCACCCACTGACCAGCAGACGCCGGCGCCGCCCGTGCTCGAGCTGTCGAAGGTCGTCAAGTCCTTCGGAGCGGTCGTCGCGCTGCGCTCCGGCAGCCTCCGCCTCGAGCAGGGCTCCATCCACGCGCTCGTCGGAGAGAACGGCGCCGGCAAGTCGACGCTGGTGAAGATCGTGGCCGGCCTGTACCGCCGCGACGCCGGCGACCTCCGGCTGCGCGGCGAGGAGGTGGACTTTACCTCGACCGCCCAGGCCAAGGCCGCCGGCGTCGCCGTGATCTACCAGGAGCCGACGCTGTTTCCCGACCTGTCGGTCACCGAGAACGTCTTCATGGGCCGCCAGCCCGCCGGCCGCTTCGGCCGCATCGACCGCAAGCGGATGCGCCAGGAGGTCGAGGGCCTGTTCCAGCGCCTCGGTGTGCGGATCGATCCCGACCGGCTGGCCGAGGGCCTCTCGATCGCCGACCAGCAGATCATCGAGATCGCCAAGGCCGTCTCGCTCGACGCCCGGGTGCTGATCATGGACGAGCCGACCGCCGCCCTCTCCGGTGTGGAGGTGGAGCGCCTGTTCGCGGTCGCGCGCAGCCTCCGCGACGAGGGCCGCGGCATCGTCTTCATCTCGCACCGCTTCGACGAGGTGTTCTCGCTCTGCGACACCATCACCGTCATGCGCGACGGCGCGTTCGTCTCCACCGACCCGACCGACGAGGTCACCGAGGACGAGATCGTGCGCCGCATGGTCGGCCGCGACGTGACAGAGCTGTTCCCCAAGCAGGAGACCGAGATCGGCGGCCCGCTGCTCGAGGTCGACGGCCTCACCTCGCCCGGCGTGTTCGCCGACGTGTCCTTCACCGTCCGTGCGGGCGAGATCGTCGCGCTCGCTGGTCTGGTCGGCGCGGGCCGCAGCGAGATCGCGCGTGCCGTCTTCGGCGTCGACCCGTACACCGCGGGCACGGTGAAGGTCGGCGGCCGCTCCATCCCGAAGCACCGCCCGGTCGCCGCGATGGCAGCGGGTCTCGCCCTGGTGCCGGAGGACCGGCGCAAGCAGGGCCTCGTCCTCGAGGAGTCGGTCTCGCGCAACGCCACGCTGGCGATCCGCTCCAAGCTCGCGAAGGCGGGCTTCATCCGCAACGCCGCCGAGAACCAGGCCGCCCGGGTGTGGTCGAGCCGCCTCCAGCTCAAGACGAACGCGCTCGACACGCTCGCGGGCACACTCTCCGGCGGCAACCAGCAGAAGGTCGTGCTCGGCAAGTGGCTCGCCACCGACCCGCGCGTGCTCATCATCGACGAGCCGACGCGCGGCATCGACGTCGGCACGAAGGCCGAGGTGCACCGCCTGCTCTCCGAGCTCGCCGGCCGCGGGATGGGCATCCTCATGATCTCGTCCGAGCTGCCGGAGGTGCTCGGCATGGCCGACCGCGTGCTCGTCGTGCGCGAGGGCCGCATCACGGCGGAGCTCGACCGCGCCGCGGCCGACGCCGAGAACGTCATGTTCGCCGCGACCCACGCCGCCGAGGAGGCCGCCCGATGA
- a CDS encoding DMT family transporter, translated as MAVRLHRPSAIDLLLVAVAAVWGSSFLPAKGLAAEVGVPSAVALRFLAAAVAMGMICLVRRERLPRGRGLAVAALLGCSQAAIIGLETWGVHLTSATNAGLLISLSLVMTPALEGLASRDWLPRSYFVAAVAAVVGVALLVGGGGFRPPTAGDALVIVAAVVRALHVTASARLTRGRSDGTFGVVLVQLLVCALGFSLLAGGDLLPAVTRLDAGGWASALFLGLLCSVFAFAVQLWAVRRTSAARASILMGTEPVWALLVGVLLGGEPIGPLGLVGAAVIVAAGYAGQAIERRHREGAAARLSARLSAPGRSTSAPPAPAGTPSDGG; from the coding sequence ATGGCCGTCCGTCTGCACCGCCCCTCCGCTATCGATCTGCTGCTCGTCGCCGTTGCCGCGGTGTGGGGCTCCAGCTTCCTCCCGGCGAAGGGACTGGCGGCGGAGGTCGGGGTGCCGTCCGCCGTCGCGCTGCGGTTCCTGGCCGCCGCCGTGGCGATGGGCATGATCTGCCTCGTGCGCCGCGAGCGGCTGCCCCGCGGTCGGGGCCTGGCCGTCGCCGCGCTGCTCGGCTGCTCGCAGGCGGCGATCATCGGCCTGGAGACGTGGGGCGTCCACCTCACCTCGGCGACGAACGCCGGCCTCCTGATCAGCCTGTCCCTGGTGATGACCCCCGCGCTGGAGGGGCTCGCGTCGCGCGACTGGCTGCCGCGCTCGTACTTCGTCGCCGCGGTGGCGGCCGTGGTCGGGGTGGCGCTCCTCGTTGGCGGGGGAGGCTTCCGTCCGCCGACCGCGGGCGACGCGCTGGTGATCGTCGCGGCGGTCGTGCGCGCGCTGCACGTGACCGCGAGCGCACGGCTGACCCGCGGGCGCAGCGACGGCACCTTCGGGGTCGTGCTCGTGCAACTGCTGGTCTGCGCTCTCGGGTTCTCGCTTCTGGCGGGCGGCGACCTGCTGCCTGCGGTCACCCGGTTGGACGCGGGAGGCTGGGCGAGCGCGCTCTTCCTCGGCCTGCTCTGCTCGGTGTTCGCCTTCGCGGTGCAGCTCTGGGCCGTGCGCCGCACCTCCGCCGCCCGCGCCAGCATCCTCATGGGCACGGAGCCGGTCTGGGCGCTGCTCGTCGGCGTGCTGCTGGGCGGCGAGCCGATCGGCCCGCTCGGGCTCGTCGGGGCGGCGGTGATCGTCGCGGCCGGGTACGCGGGGCAGGCGATCGAGCGGCGGCACCGGGAGGGGGCGGCGGCACGGCTCAGTGCGCGTCTCAGCGCGCCGGGTCGGTCGACCTCCGCACCACCAGCTCCGGCTGGAACACCGTCTGACGGGGGATGA
- a CDS encoding (R)-mandelonitrile lyase, producing MNIEPTTPTAKNPPEQFAGDVWVDPIAAPHEGDQRMTVALVRFAPGARTAWHSHARGQYLRVTAGVARFGDRDGTIIEVHPGQTLYTPPGQDHWHAAAPGCFMEHIAMLESADDPAGTTTWKEHITDDEYEGRA from the coding sequence GTGAACATCGAACCCACCACCCCGACCGCGAAGAACCCGCCGGAGCAGTTCGCCGGCGACGTCTGGGTCGACCCGATCGCCGCTCCGCACGAGGGCGACCAGCGGATGACCGTGGCCCTGGTGCGCTTCGCGCCCGGTGCGCGCACGGCCTGGCACTCCCACGCGCGCGGCCAGTACCTCCGCGTCACCGCCGGTGTCGCCCGCTTCGGCGACCGCGACGGCACCATAATCGAAGTCCACCCCGGGCAGACGCTGTACACGCCGCCCGGCCAGGACCACTGGCATGCCGCGGCGCCCGGCTGCTTCATGGAGCACATCGCCATGCTGGAGTCCGCCGACGACCCGGCCGGCACCACCACCTGGAAAGAGCACATCACCGACGACGAGTACGAGGGGCGGGCATGA
- a CDS encoding SDR family NAD(P)-dependent oxidoreductase, whose protein sequence is MILVTGASTGLGLATAEALAAAGHRVVLHARRADRLTTPAVAERMHAVVLGDLSDADATVDVARQANALGRFDAVIHNAGVIDGPVTAVNVIAPYLLMASLTPPDRSIVLSSGMHRSGSPDLDRAFRGRGDYSTSKLLVTTLAFALARRSRILSHAVDPGWVPTRMGGRGAPDSLEEGHRTQEWLATADPAGIEPRTGGYWYHRQPRAPHPATVDPAFQDALVERLSRVTGLELPSG, encoded by the coding sequence ATGATCCTCGTGACCGGAGCCTCCACCGGCCTCGGCCTCGCCACCGCGGAGGCGCTCGCCGCCGCCGGTCACCGCGTCGTGCTGCACGCGCGCCGGGCCGACCGCCTCACCACCCCGGCCGTCGCGGAGCGTATGCACGCCGTGGTCCTCGGCGACCTCTCCGACGCCGACGCGACCGTCGACGTGGCCCGGCAGGCGAACGCGCTGGGCCGCTTCGACGCCGTGATCCACAACGCGGGCGTGATCGACGGGCCGGTGACGGCCGTGAACGTGATCGCGCCGTACCTCCTCATGGCCTCGCTCACCCCGCCGGACCGCTCGATCGTGCTGAGCAGCGGGATGCACCGCTCCGGGTCGCCCGACCTCGACCGGGCGTTCCGCGGCCGGGGCGACTACTCGACCAGCAAGCTGCTGGTGACGACGCTCGCCTTCGCGCTGGCCCGGCGCTCCCGCATCCTCTCGCACGCCGTCGATCCCGGCTGGGTGCCCACCCGCATGGGCGGCCGCGGGGCGCCGGACAGTCTGGAGGAGGGCCACCGCACCCAGGAGTGGCTCGCCACCGCCGACCCCGCCGGGATCGAGCCCAGGACGGGCGGATACTGGTACCACCGGCAGCCGCGGGCGCCGCATCCCGCGACCGTCGACCCGGCGTTCCAGGACGCCCTGGTCGAGCGGCTCTCGCGGGTCACCGGGCTGGAGCTGCCGAGCGGTTGA
- a CDS encoding LysR family transcriptional regulator, translating to MDPMRLRLLRELGDRGSVTAVAAAVGISASAVSQQLAALQAGVPVALTVKQGRRLVLTEAGEALAVAGARVEEALAGARDAVDAFLGERSRTVSVSAFHSAGLALFRPLLAELSGPDGSQPPVVSLRDADVARSEFPGLTADHDLVIAHRLAHEPAWPAGRLHVTPLFVEPLDLALHRAHPLAGRPRITPADLSDERWISVHDGFPLANALDHLAALAGRPLRIEHRINEFFVAAQVVRSGAAVALVPRITAGALADDELVLRPISGVTLARHVDVLARPDAVASAPVRRVLRALRKVAAEAAGA from the coding sequence ATGGATCCGATGCGCCTCCGTCTGCTCCGCGAGCTCGGCGACCGCGGCAGCGTGACCGCCGTCGCGGCGGCGGTCGGCATCAGCGCCTCCGCCGTCTCGCAGCAGCTCGCGGCCCTCCAGGCCGGCGTGCCCGTCGCGCTGACCGTCAAGCAGGGGCGGCGGCTCGTGCTCACCGAGGCCGGCGAGGCGCTCGCGGTGGCGGGCGCACGGGTGGAGGAGGCGCTCGCCGGCGCGCGCGACGCGGTCGACGCGTTCCTGGGCGAGCGGAGCCGCACGGTGAGCGTCTCCGCGTTCCACAGTGCGGGGCTCGCGCTGTTCCGCCCGCTGCTCGCCGAGCTGAGCGGGCCGGACGGCTCCCAGCCCCCTGTCGTCTCGCTCCGCGACGCGGATGTCGCCCGCTCCGAGTTCCCCGGTCTTACCGCCGACCATGATCTGGTGATCGCGCACCGGCTCGCGCACGAGCCCGCGTGGCCGGCCGGCCGCCTCCACGTCACCCCCCTGTTCGTGGAACCGCTCGACCTCGCGCTGCATCGCGCGCACCCGCTCGCCGGCCGCCCGCGCATCACCCCGGCCGACCTCAGCGACGAGCGCTGGATCTCGGTGCACGACGGATTCCCGCTCGCCAACGCGCTCGACCACCTCGCCGCCCTCGCCGGCCGGCCGCTGCGCATCGAGCACCGCATCAACGAGTTCTTCGTCGCCGCGCAGGTCGTGCGCAGCGGCGCCGCCGTGGCCCTGGTTCCGCGGATCACCGCTGGAGCGCTCGCCGACGACGAGCTCGTGCTGCGGCCCATCAGCGGGGTGACGCTCGCCCGCCATGTGGATGTGCTGGCCCGGCCGGACGCGGTCGCCTCGGCGCCGGTGCGCCGGGTGCTCCGGGCGCTGCGGAAGGTGGCGGCCGAAGCGGCCGGAGCATAA
- a CDS encoding helix-turn-helix transcriptional regulator has product MDNRADVREFLMSRRARLTPEQAGLPAGAGRRVAGLRRSEVAMLADVSVEYYSKLERGAIAGVSAAVLEAVARALQLDDTERAHLFDLARAADGIPVSGRPRRRSVKSPAARPSLHWALEAFSGGVAVVRNAQSDVIAFNALGRAFYSPLIGDGGRTPNFARFQFLDPASRDFYPDWDLFADMCVAVMRAEAGRDPHNRALQDLVGELSTQSETFRTLWAAHNVRTHGAGTKRFRHPLVGDLTLAYEEFAITAEPGHVLLVYTAEPGSPSAERLQLLASWGAESGAGREVVTP; this is encoded by the coding sequence ATGGACAACCGAGCGGACGTGCGCGAGTTCCTCATGTCGCGGCGGGCGCGGCTGACGCCCGAGCAGGCCGGGCTGCCCGCGGGCGCCGGCCGCCGGGTCGCCGGGCTGCGCCGCTCGGAGGTGGCGATGCTCGCCGACGTGAGCGTCGAGTACTACTCCAAGCTGGAGCGCGGGGCGATCGCGGGCGTCTCCGCCGCGGTCCTGGAGGCGGTGGCGCGGGCGCTGCAGCTCGACGACACCGAGCGCGCGCACCTGTTCGATCTGGCGCGGGCGGCCGACGGCATCCCCGTCTCCGGACGGCCGCGGCGGCGGTCGGTCAAGAGCCCGGCCGCACGGCCGAGCCTGCACTGGGCGCTGGAGGCGTTCAGCGGCGGCGTCGCCGTGGTGCGCAACGCGCAGTCGGACGTGATCGCCTTCAACGCCCTGGGCCGCGCCTTCTACTCACCGCTCATCGGCGACGGCGGGAGGACGCCCAACTTCGCCCGGTTCCAGTTCCTCGACCCGGCCTCCCGCGACTTCTACCCCGACTGGGACCTGTTCGCCGACATGTGCGTCGCCGTCATGCGCGCCGAGGCCGGGCGCGATCCGCACAACCGCGCGCTGCAGGACCTCGTCGGCGAGCTGTCGACCCAGAGCGAGACGTTCCGGACGCTGTGGGCGGCGCACAACGTGCGCACGCACGGCGCCGGCACGAAACGCTTCCGGCATCCGCTGGTCGGCGACCTGACGCTCGCCTACGAGGAGTTCGCGATCACGGCAGAGCCGGGTCACGTGCTGCTCGTCTACACCGCAGAGCCCGGCTCGCCGTCGGCGGAGCGCCTCCAGCTGCTCGCCTCATGGGGCGCGGAGAGCGGGGCCGGACGAGAGGTCGTGACGCCCTAG
- a CDS encoding TetR/AcrR family transcriptional regulator, with amino-acid sequence MPKISAPTVAEHRAAQRAALLRAAEALVHETGVAGVTPRAVAERAGLARSSFYEYFGSRDDVLAAVAIDAFQRWEAEVEAALEGVPAAGRLRAYVEATLRMTADGRHDIAATLQQAELSPSSYDDIMALHDTLLRPLTAVLEEAGVPDFDLHVALAQGLLNTGVRLVTHGADADAVAERIVGLLETGLPSSRR; translated from the coding sequence ATGCCCAAGATCTCCGCACCGACCGTGGCCGAGCACCGCGCCGCGCAGCGGGCCGCCCTGCTGAGAGCGGCCGAGGCGCTGGTGCACGAGACGGGCGTGGCGGGCGTGACCCCGCGCGCCGTCGCCGAGCGGGCGGGGCTCGCCCGGTCGAGCTTCTACGAGTACTTCGGCTCGCGCGACGATGTGCTGGCCGCTGTCGCGATCGATGCCTTCCAGCGCTGGGAGGCGGAGGTCGAGGCGGCCCTCGAGGGTGTGCCCGCCGCCGGCCGGCTGCGCGCCTACGTCGAGGCGACGCTGCGGATGACGGCGGACGGGCGGCACGACATCGCGGCGACGCTGCAGCAGGCCGAGCTCTCCCCCAGCAGCTACGACGACATCATGGCGCTGCACGACACGCTGTTGCGGCCGCTCACCGCGGTGCTGGAGGAGGCTGGCGTGCCGGATTTCGACCTCCACGTCGCCCTCGCCCAAGGCCTCCTGAACACGGGTGTCCGGCTGGTGACCCACGGCGCCGATGCCGATGCGGTCGCCGAGCGGATCGTCGGGCTGCTGGAGACGGGACTCCCCTCCTCCAGGCGCTGA